A single region of the Montipora capricornis isolate CH-2021 chromosome 13, ASM3666992v2, whole genome shotgun sequence genome encodes:
- the LOC138028359 gene encoding flavin-containing monooxygenase 5-like encodes MAMTSPMEYDVAVIGAGISGIATAKCLLDDNFKIIVYEKTDHIGGLWQFTEDGYGVMRFTHINVSKQNYCFSDFPFPDDTPDFPSHVDMAEYIKNYAKHFDLNKHVEFNSKVIKMEKAPLGWKITSVKVDRKGNHLSEFKETFAKFVAIATGHHALPNIPHFEGQETFHGRIFHSVDYKDAITNGLGGKKVVVVGIGNSAVDVAVNVTELGGEKPIFISTRSGAWIFPNYVQGYPVDHYACRLFLWLPWSVANFILEFVIQCLYGSLWRWNLNPKMHARQTQPTVSPTLMHHIQRRNIVIKPNISTVHGHKVIFTDGSEIEAEAVVCCTGYHIDLPFLDGSIRDLIMEEGSNKIKLFKNVFSPMIGASLAFIGFVQPSSGGLLSVSEIQARWFSELCKGTVKLPTAEKMRQELQKDQQNSERIFYSSARHTIQQDPIVYNDEIAAYFGAKPQLWKHPTLAWNLIVGSCGAAQYRLQGPHKWDRAEEVVRSVPITPLMHYGTLLVLLLLVSVVFFILLKL; translated from the exons ATGGCAATGACCAGTCCTATGGAATATGACGTGGCAGTTATTGGTGCTGGTATTTCTGGGATTGCAACAGCAAAGTGTTTACTAGATGACAATTTTAAAATCATTGTTTACGAGAAAACAGATCATATTGGGGGTCTGTGGCAGTTTACAGAAGATGGATATGGTGTCATGAGATTTACTCACAT CAATGTGTCTAAACAGAACTACTGCTTCTCGGATTTTCCGTTCCCAGATGACACCCCTGATTTCCCAAGCCACGTTGACATGGCAGAATATATCAAGAACTATGCAAAGCATTTTGATTTGAACAAGCACGTAGAATTCAACTCTAAGGTGATCAAAATGGAAAAGGCTCCTTTAGGTTGGAAAATTACATCAGTCAAAGTTGACAGAAAAGGAAATCACCTATCAGAATTCAAAGAGACCTTTGCAAAGTTTGTTGCTATAGCGACTGGACATCATGCTTTACCAAACATTCCTCATTTTGAAGGCCAAGAAACATTTCATGGCAGAATTTTTCACAGTGTAGATTATAAGGATGCTATTACAAATGGGCTCGGAGGAAAGAAAGTTGTTGTAGTTGGGATTGGTAACAGTGCTGTTGACGTAGCAGTTAATGTGACAGAATTGGGTGGGGAAAAGCCCATTTTTATCTCTACAAGGTCAGGAGCGTGGATCTTTCCTAATTATGTACAAGGGTATCCTGTAGATCATTATGCTTGTCGGCTCTTCCTTTGGCTTCCATGGAGTGTAGCAAATTTTATTCTGGAGTTTGTGATCCAGTGTCTTTACGGGAGCCTGTGGCGTTGGAATTTAAACCCGAAAATGCATGCTCGTCAAACACAGCCCACTGTTAGTCCAACATTAATGCATCACATACAAAGACGAAACATAGTTATTAAGCCAAACATTTCAACTGTTCATGGTCACAAAGTCATTTTTACCGATGGATCAGAGATTGAAGCGGAGGCAGTGGTTTGTTGCACTGGTTACCATATTGACTTGCCATTCTTAGATGGCAGCATTAGAGATTTAATCATGGAAGAGGGCTCAAACAAAATcaagctttttaaaaatgtgttttccCCCATGATTGGTGCCTCTTTAGCATTTATTGGTTTTGTCCAGCCATCATCGGGTGGACTGTTGTCTGTTTCTGAGATCCAGGCCAGATGGTTCTCTGAGCTTTGCAAAGGGACAGTCAAACTTCCCACGGCAGAAAAGATGCGACAAGAATTGCAGAAAGACCAGCAAAACAGTGAAAGGATTTTTTACAGTTCAGCAAGGCACACAATCCAACAAGACCCCATAGTCTACAATGATGAAATTGCAGCATATTTTGGTGCAAAGCCTCAACTGTGGAAGCATCCTACTCTTGCATGGAATCTCATCGTGGGCTCCTGTGGTGCAGCACAGTACAGACTGCAAGGACCACACAAGTGGGACAGGGCTGAGGAGGTGGTTCGATCTGTCCCAATCACACCACTCATGCATTATGGCACATTGCTTGTTCTTCTTTTGTTAGTCTCTGTcgtatttttcattttgctcAAACTTTAA